The Myxococcales bacterium genomic sequence CGTGCCCCTCGCCTCGAGCCAGGCGGAGATGGCTCCCGGCGCGAGCGGAGAAAAGCGAACCCGCTGAGTACGCGACCGGATGGTCTCGAGCAGCCGCGCGGGTGCAGCGGTGACCAACACGAGGTGGTTGCCCGCGGCGGGTTCCTCGAGCGTCTTGAGCAGGCAGTTCGCCGCGCTGGCGTTCAGCCGGTCTGCCTCGTCCACCACGATGAGGCGTGCCGGGCCTTCGTGCGGCCGCTCGGACGCGAGCGCCACGATCTCGTCGGCTTCCTCTTTTTTGAGCTCCCGGGCTTCCGGCGCGAAGGTGCGCAGATCCGGGTGCAAGCCGGCAAGGGCGCGGTGGCACACGTCGCACGCCCCGCAGCCTCGGCCGGGCGCCTGGGGGCAAAGCATCGCCACCCCGAGCGCGAGCGCGGTGCTTTTTTTCCCGACGCCGTCAGGACCCTCGAAGAGGTAGGCGTGAGGCACCCGCCCCTGACCGACGGCGCGCACGAGGCGGGCCACGGCGGCGTCTTGGCCGAACACTTGCGACAGCAGCATCGAAGACCCACCCTAACAGACGCCAGGGCCCAGGGAGAAGGGGACGGGCTCCTCGCCGCCGGGGCTTCGCCCGAAATTCGCGTCGGTGCGTGCCGGGGGGCGCTACACTTCCAGACGAAACGGCCAAGGGGAACCCGATGAGCGTGCTGAAAAGACTGGCAACTCTGGTGAAATCGAACCTGAACGACCTGGTGGATTCGATGCAGGATCCGGCCAAGGAGTTCGACCAACTGGTGCGGGACATGGAGGACTCGGCCCGAGCGGCCCGCCAGGAGGTGGCCGCATGCCTCGCCACGGAAAAGCGCATGGTCAAGCAGTCCGAGACCCTCGCGGCGGAGGTGCGCAGCTGGGAGGAAAAAGCGGAGCGGGCCGTGAAGTCCCAAGATGACGAGCTCGCGCGCCAAGCGCTTGCACGCAAGGCAGAAAAAGAGCGCGAAAAGGCCGAGGCGGACCGGGCTGCTGACGAGCAGCGGCTGCACGTCGATCAACTCACGGCGGGCTTGAAGGCCCTCGAGACCCGGGTCAAGGACGTGAAACTTCGCCAGGGCACCTTGCGCGAACAGGCCCGCGCCTCGAAGGGACAGAGCGCCGTGTCCTCCTCTGGAGGGGCCTTCGCCGAGTTCGATCGGTTGGCGGGCCGAGTGGACGCCCTGGAAGTCGAGGCTCACCTCGACGATGAGCTCACGGGGCGCACGCCCGAGTCACGTGCCGCCGAGCGCAAGCTCGACACGATGGCCGACGCCCAGAAGCTCGATGACGCCCTCGCGGCGTTGAAGAAAAAACTCGAGAGCTGACCCGCACCCTCAGCGGCCGGTCTCGCCTTGCCTCTCTGCGGCAGCAAGCCGCCGGGCCGCGAGGAGCAGCAGGACCGCCATCGCGGCCAAGAGCGTGATGCCGACGCCGAGTCCGATGAGCAACGTCGTGCGTGAGCCAGGGGCCAAGCGCAGCGGGCCGAGCGCCACCCAGGCAGGCTCTCCCGTGGGCACGGGCCGGGTCGCGGCGCGGATGATGGCGACGTCGGAGGGCACGAGGCCGGGCACGCTGCCTGCGATCAACGACTTGACCTCATCGTCACTGAGGGCCACGTCCTCCGCCCGCACCCGCAGGAGGACGGCGGCGCGCGCCGGAACGCGGGCTGGTTCCCGAGGTGCCGCGAGAGGATCTCGCTCCTCCGGCACGATATGCACCCGGCTCGACACGACGCCCTCCACGCCGTTGAGCGTGGTCTCCAGCTCCCCTGAGAGCGCCCGAAGAAAACGTGCACGCTCTTCCGTGGGGGTGGGGATCAAGCTGGGTTGTTCGTAGACCTGCGCAAACCCATGTGCTTCGGCCCGCGGCAAGCCCAGGGCGGCAAGCAACGTGAGCGCGCGGGGAGCCTCGGCCTGCGGTACGCTGACCGAATAGCGCGCCGGATCGCTGCCCTCGTCTCTTTGCTTGCGGGCCGGCACGCCTGCTTGCTCGAGCCGGCTCACGATTTCGTTCGCCGTCGGCTCCTCGAGCCCCCCTTGCACGGCCACGGTGCACCCCGCCACGGCCAGTAGCAAGACGGCCGCCCAAGCCACGATCCGCTTCATGACCGCATCCTTATCTCAGTTCGGTGGGCTCGGGCGGGACCAGTCCGCCCTTTACGAGCGATTTTCGTAAAAGGTTCACCGCACGGGCGTGAAGGCGGCACGCCCAGGACTTCGACAGGCCCAAGGCGGCGCCGGCCTCTTCGAGCGTCTTGTCGTCGAAGTAGTACATCTGCATGAGCTGCCGCTCCTTCTCGGGAAGGGCGGCCACGGCGGCGTGGACGTGGGCATCGGCTTGCCGCCGCGCCACCTGATCTTCGGGGGCGTCTTCCGCGTCGTCGGCCACCGCGGCGGCCGCTTCGATCGACACGATGTGGACGGAGGCCACGGCGTCGAGCACTTGAGCCAAGCCCGCCAGGACTTCCTCGGTGTCCTCTCCGCCGAGGGGCCCCTCCGGGGTGCGGTCGGATTCGGCTTGCAGGTAGGCGTTGACCCGCTCTTCCGCGCAGTACCGGGCATAGTCTGCCCTTGAGTACCAGCCCATGGTGCGGATGCCATCCATCATGGCGCCCTTCACACGGTAGTAGGCAAAGGTCGAGAACGAAGCGCCGTACCGCGGGTCGAAGCGTTGCGCGGCCTCCAGGAGCCCCTTGGTCCCGTAAGCCACCAGGTCGTCATAGTCCACCCCCTTGGCGACGCCCTTGCGCAGCTGGGCAGCCACCCCTTGGACCAAGCTCATGTGCTGTTTGACCAGATCGTCCCTGCCCAAAGCCACTTTCTCCTCGTCCTGGTCCATCACTCTGTCCGATTCCTGACTACATCAACGGCTCGAGTGGCCGTCAAGGTGTATAAACGCCCCTCAAGCGCATGGGAAGTTTCCGCAGCCTTTCGCCAGGTGATGTCAGAGACGTGCTCGTTACCTTCGGGCTGTCGCCCGACGAATTTCAAGGCCACGAGCCCATCGCTGCCGGCACGATCAACACGAACGTCTTGGTGAAGACCGCATCGGCGATGTGGTTTCTCCGGGTCAACGAGGGCAAGTCCGAAGACGAAGTGGCGCGCGAAGCGGCCATCGTGTCCCACGCCGCCGCCCGGGGGGTCTCCACGCCTTTGCCGCGACCCGCGCGTGACGGTCGCCTTTACGCGCCCTGGCAAGACAGCTGGATCTCCATTTTTCCCTGGGTGCCGGGCCGTACCCTGCGGCGGGACGAGGTCGGCGCTTCCCACGGGCGGCAGGTGGGCGAGGCGTTGGCGCGCCTGCATCTGGCTGGCACCGGATATGCCGATCACCGGCCGGGCCGCTACGAACCCGACGAGATCTCCCGGCGGTTCGCGGCGATCGCCACGCGCGCGGATCCCAACCTCCGAGCTGCGGTCGAGACACTCGGCCCAGAGCTGGCGCGCCTTTCGACCGTTCGCCGTTCCGATCTGCCCACGGGGTTGATTCACGGCGATCTCTTCGTCGACAACGTGCTGTTCACGGACGATGGCCGG encodes the following:
- the holB gene encoding DNA polymerase III subunit delta', with translation MLLSQVFGQDAAVARLVRAVGQGRVPHAYLFEGPDGVGKKSTALALGVAMLCPQAPGRGCGACDVCHRALAGLHPDLRTFAPEARELKKEEADEIVALASERPHEGPARLIVVDEADRLNASAANCLLKTLEEPAAGNHLVLVTAAPARLLETIRSRTQRVRFSPLAPGAISAWLEARGTPPEKAQVAAALANGSLARASTLVAGDDDEALWSAVSRLRSAAAGNLVGPIMDAAASFAGKEAREGLLDTLDLLGRLYRDALMAAAGAPELVILGARRSEIQDVLARGGPRPLPRIRKALDAVLEAEAALAGNVNAVTAVEGLVFSLRSLEFRRGGAGPTP
- a CDS encoding PspA/IM30 family protein is translated as MSVLKRLATLVKSNLNDLVDSMQDPAKEFDQLVRDMEDSARAARQEVAACLATEKRMVKQSETLAAEVRSWEEKAERAVKSQDDELARQALARKAEKEREKAEADRAADEQRLHVDQLTAGLKALETRVKDVKLRQGTLREQARASKGQSAVSSSGGAFAEFDRLAGRVDALEVEAHLDDELTGRTPESRAAERKLDTMADAQKLDDALAALKKKLES
- a CDS encoding sigma-70 family RNA polymerase sigma factor; translation: MDQDEEKVALGRDDLVKQHMSLVQGVAAQLRKGVAKGVDYDDLVAYGTKGLLEAAQRFDPRYGASFSTFAYYRVKGAMMDGIRTMGWYSRADYARYCAEERVNAYLQAESDRTPEGPLGGEDTEEVLAGLAQVLDAVASVHIVSIEAAAAVADDAEDAPEDQVARRQADAHVHAAVAALPEKERQLMQMYYFDDKTLEEAGAALGLSKSWACRLHARAVNLLRKSLVKGGLVPPEPTELR
- a CDS encoding homoserine kinase, translated to MGSFRSLSPGDVRDVLVTFGLSPDEFQGHEPIAAGTINTNVLVKTASAMWFLRVNEGKSEDEVAREAAIVSHAAARGVSTPLPRPARDGRLYAPWQDSWISIFPWVPGRTLRRDEVGASHGRQVGEALARLHLAGTGYADHRPGRYEPDEISRRFAAIATRADPNLRAAVETLGPELARLSTVRRSDLPTGLIHGDLFVDNVLFTDDGRLSALLDFEQASWGRLAYDVAVTLLAFAFGREGFRDDVARALLDGYCRLRAPLGSEQEGFGAELAFASCRFAVTRITDVYLRRGQGAPGGKDFNRYLQRLARVKQDWRPQGGVLSFEADR